The Lactuca sativa cultivar Salinas chromosome 2, Lsat_Salinas_v11, whole genome shotgun sequence genome includes a window with the following:
- the LOC111915507 gene encoding cyclin-B2-1, with protein MDLCLVEYEMVKFPPSLLAAASVFTAECTLNGSKKWTKTTQLHSHYSLHQLLECSKMMVSLHQKSGTGKLVSVFKKYGTSKYGHVARTQSPAHFMLEPRFWD; from the exons ATGGATCTGTGTCTTGTGGAGTATGAAATGGTGAAGTTCCCACCTTCTTTACTGGCAGCAGCTTCAGTCTTCACTGCAGAATGCACTCTCAATGGATCAAAGAAATGGACAAAAACAACTCAACTCCATTCACACTATTCTCTGCATCAACTTTT GGAATGCTCGAAGATGATGGTTAGTTTACACCAAAAATCAGGCACAGGGAAACTTGTTTCAGTGTTCAAGAAATATGGCACTTCCAAATATGGCCATGTGGCACGAACCCAGTCTCCTGCTCACTTCATGTTGGAGCCAAGATTCTGGGATTGA